In one window of Pseudomonas sp. IAC-BECa141 DNA:
- a CDS encoding DUF2934 domain-containing protein, producing MSTDDKRIREFAYQIWESEGKPEGQEARHWEMARKLAEAEALAPKKSPKAAGSKTAGKTATSKAADGKAPVAKPKATAAKAKPASAAKVIPPGEKASEKKPRAPRKPPAV from the coding sequence ATGAGTACCGACGATAAACGCATCCGCGAATTCGCCTATCAGATCTGGGAATCAGAAGGAAAACCCGAAGGCCAGGAAGCTCGCCACTGGGAGATGGCGCGCAAACTGGCCGAAGCCGAAGCGCTGGCACCGAAGAAATCGCCCAAGGCCGCCGGCAGTAAAACTGCCGGCAAGACCGCCACCAGCAAAGCCGCCGACGGCAAGGCGCCCGTAGCCAAACCCAAAGCGACCGCGGCCAAGGCCAAGCCAGCCAGTGCCGCCAAAGTTATTCCCCCGGGCGAAAAAGCCTCAGAGAAAAAACCTCGCGCACCGCGCAAGCCGCCAGCGGTCTGA